A part of Aegilops tauschii subsp. strangulata cultivar AL8/78 chromosome 2, Aet v6.0, whole genome shotgun sequence genomic DNA contains:
- the LOC109734667 gene encoding pentatricopeptide repeat-containing protein ELI1, chloroplastic: MSAAVLPPVAPARDSGGHHGALTADRAASLLAACSTARRASELHAAMVRTGLDSDRAVAFRLQRAYAASGRLGLSLTLLHRTQDPTAIFYTSAIHAHSSRGLHLAALALLSDMLSEGLLPTAHTLSASLPACRGLALGRALHAYAFKLALSGDSYVATALLSMYARAGDAAAARALFDEMPDPHVVSVTAMLTCYGNMGALDDARRLFDGLPRKDFICWNAMIDGYTQHGKPNEALQLFRQMLSSSAEPDEVTVVLVLSAVAQLGTVESGKWLHSYVKNSRRVQLNVRVGTALIDMYCKCGSLEDAVAVFHGIGDKDIVVWNAMINGYAMHGDSRKALEMFVQLRDQGLWPTDITFIGLLNACSHSGLVEEGHRFFQSIEHEYGIDPKIEHYGCMVDLLGRAGLIEEAFHLVQSMTITPDAVMWVSLLAACRLHKNMALGQRIADFLVTKGLANSGMYILLSNIYAAVGKWEEVARVRSMMKASGIQKEPGCSAIEIERKVYEFVAGDMSHPCTDEIYAMLDKMNGLVKEHGHVPQTELVLHDLDEATKEKALAVHSEKLAVAFGLISTQPGATIKIVKNLRACSDCHAVLKLISKITNRKIVFRDRNRFHHFVDGSCTCGDYW; the protein is encoded by the coding sequence ATGTCCGCCGCAGTGCTCCCCCCCGTCGCCCCCGCCAGGGACTCCGGCGGCCACCATGGCGCCCTCACCGCCGATCGCGCCGCGTCGCTCCTCGCTGCCTGCTCGACCGCCCGCCGCGCCTCCGAGCTTCACGCGGCCATGGTCCGCACGGGCCTCGACAGCGACCGGGCCGTCGCCTTCCGCCTGCAGCGCGCCTACGCCGCGTCCGGACGCCTCGGCCTCTCTCTCACCCTCCTCCACCGCACCCAGGACCCCACCGCCATCTTCTACACCTCCGCCATCCATGCCCACTCCTCCCGCGGCCTCCACCTCGCCGCTCTCGCGCTCCTCTCCGACATGCTGTCTGAGGGTCTCCTGCCCACCGCCCACACCCTCTCCGCATCCCTCCCCGCTTGCCGCGGACTCGccctggggcgcgccctgcacGCGTACGCTTTCAAGCTGGCCCTCTCCGGCGACTCCTACGTCGCCACCGCGCTGCTCAGCATGTACGCGCGGGCGGgggacgccgccgccgctcgtGCTCTTTTCGACGAGATGCCAGATCCGCACGTCGTGTCTGTCACGGCGATGCTCACCTGCTACGGGAACATGGGGGCGCTGGACGACGCGCGCAGGCTGTTCGACGGGTTGCCCAGGAAGGACTTCATCTGTTGGAACGCGATGATTGACGGCTACACGCAGCACGGGAAGCCTAATGAGGCGCTCCAGTTGTTCCGGCAGATGCTGAGCTCGAGTGCTGAGCCTGACGAGGTGACCGTTGTGCTGGTGCTGTCTGCGGTTGCGCAGCTTGGTACGGTGGAGTCAGGGAAGTGGCTTCATTCCTATGTCAAGAACAGTCGGCGTGTTCAACTCAATGTCAGAGTGGGCACGGCACTCATTGACATGTACTGCAAGTGCGGAAGCTTGGAGGACGCCGTTGCCGTATTCCACGGCATTGGTGACAAAGATATTGTTGTGTGGAACGCCATGATCAATGGTTATGCAATGCACGGAGATAGCAGAAAGGCACTGGAGATGTTTGTGCAATTGCGGGATCAGGGCCTGTGGCCGACAGATATCACCTTCATTGGTTTGCTCAATGCGTGCAGTCATTCTGGGCTGGTTGAGGAGGGCCACAGGTTCTTCCAGTCGATTGAGCATGAGTACGGCATTGATCCCAAGATCGAGCACTATGGTTGCATGGTGGACCTTCTGGGTCGTGCGGGGCTCATAGAAGAAGCATTCCATCTTGTGCAGAGCATGACAATAACACCTGACGCTGTCATGTGGGTGTCACTACTTGCTGCGTGCCGGCTTCACAAGAACATGGCGTTAGGCCAGCGGATTGCGGACTTCCTTGTCACCAAGGGGTTAGCCAACTCAGGGATGTATATCCTCCTATCCAACATCTATGCAGCTGTCGGTAAATGGGAAGAAGTGGCGCGGGTGCGATCGATGATGAAGGCTAGTGGCATCCAGAAAGAGCCTGGGTGTAGTGCTATTGAGATAGAGCGCAAGGTATATGAGTTCGTTGCGGGGGATATGAGCCACCCCTGCACCGATGAAATATATGCTATGTTGGACAAGATGAATGGCCTTGTGAAGGAGCATGGACATGTTCCGCAGACAGAGCTGGTTCTGCATGACCTGGACGAGGCCACAAAGGAGAAGGCACTTGCGGTCCACAGCGAGAAGCTTGCCGTTGCATTTGGACTGATAAGCACGCAGCCTGGCGCGACGATCAAGATTGTCAAGAACCTACGGGCGTGCTCTGACTGCCATGCAGTGCTGAAGCTGATATCCAAGATCACTAACAGGAAGATCGTGTTCAGAGACAGAAACAGATTCCACCATTTTGTCGACGGGTCCTGCACTTGTGGAGATTACTGGTGA
- the LOC109734668 gene encoding putative F-box/FBD/LRR-repeat protein At4g03220 has product MLLPVGNHGGDGDCGAVQLAAEIEELSLGSTGGLGDRLSALPDDILHSILLRLPSTPAAARTCVLSRRWRGIWAQLPEIRFPFPSNPAAVGPALAASAAGPALRLLHVACRDDTGANAWLRTAASRLIAGGELYFYKRTPGEEKGQAEALSWQCRNFELPCFETAAKVWLRLGFVDLELPPTGVFARLTELRLEHVNLERGFQLGDMVSSPRCPALRELCIARAWGVVSLCIISQTLERLELDILHGLEELTVVAPMLRALNVHACFAWRKPVAAIYASRLEVLWWSDAFDPSFVLFGEVENLQQLTTFDIHVYGRFDYALLQDYVMLLQHFPTVSCLDLKLNYQRDLSQYEYLMGIITKLPNIKILSLWLHTKGHAIGPSVFHLLSKCPGIRELKLTLLDNLQVDTPCTSVCACGQQQNWSTSYTLDVLDEVEIRNFRGLEHDFAFVDMLFGVSTAIKKMTITLHHLASPSEELCSLGNLGTCFEINYNTSEVSYAPPDSLFPKTPDDCCE; this is encoded by the exons ATGCTTCTTCCTGTGGGCAAccacggcggcgacggcgactgCGGCGCCGTTCAGCTCGCCGCCGAGATCGAGGAGCTCTCCTTGGGTTCCACGGGCGGTCTAGGGGACCGTCTCAGCGCGCTCCCCGACGATATCCTCCATTCCATCCTCCTGCGCCTCCCTtccacccccgccgccgcccggacctGCGTCCTCTCACGCCGCTGGCGCGGCATCTGGGCCCAGCTCCCGGAGATCCGATTCCCCTTCCCTTCCAACCCGGCCGCCGTCGGCCCCGCGCTCGCCGCCAGCGCCGCTGGCCCGGCCCTCCGCCTCCTCCACGTTGCGTGCCGCGACGACACCGGCGCGAACGCTTGGCTCCGCACCGCCGCGAGCCGGCTCATCGCAGGCGGAGAGCTTTACTTCTACAAAAGGACGCCGGGGGAGGAGAAGGGGCAGGCGGAGGCGCTGTCCTGGCAGTGCCGCAACTTCGAGCTGCCCTGCTTCGAGACGGCTGCCAAGGTATGGCTCCGCCTAGGGTTCGTCGACCTGGAGCTCCCGCCGACCGGCGTGTTCGCCAGGCTCACTGAGCTGCGCTTGGAACACGTGAATTTGGAGCGTGGTTTCCAGCTCGGCGACATGGTCTCTTCGCCACGGTGCCCGGCGCTGCGGGAGCTCTGCATCGCGAGGGCCTGGGGAGTGGTCAGCCTCTGCATCATCTCGCAGACACTTGAGCGTCTTGAATTGGATATTCTGCATGGACTTGAGGAGCTCACTGTTGTTGCGCCAATGCTCAGAGCGTTGAATGTGCACGCTTGCTTTGCTTGGAGGAAGCCAGTTGCTGCCATTTATGCATCCAGGCTGGAGGTTCTCTGGTGGAGTGATGCATTTGATCCGAGCTTCGTGCTGTTCGGCGAGGTGGAGAATCTCCAGCAGCTGACCACCTTCGACATTCATGTTTATGGGCGCTTTGATTACGCACTCCTTCAGGATTACGTGATGCTCTTACAGCACTTTCCAACTGTCTCCTGCCTTGACCTCAAACTGAACTATCAACGT GATTTAAGTCAGTATGAATACTTGATGGGTATCATAACCAAGCTTCCCAACATTAAGATTTTGTCTCTGTGGTTACACACAAAAGGACATGCAATTGGGCCTTCTGTGTTCCATCTGCTGAGCAAATGCCCTGGTATTAGAGAGCTGAAGCTGACATTACTTGATAACTTACAG GTGGATACACCATGCACATCGGTTTGTGCTTGTGGTCAGCAACAGAACTGGAGTACATCTTACACCTTGGATGTCCTTGACGAAGTGGAAATCCGTAACTTCAGAGGATTGGAACATGATTTTGCCTTCGTGGATATGCTGTTTGGTGTGTCCACGGCAATAAAGAAGATGACGATAACACTCCATCATCTGGCCAGTCCAAGTGAGGAGCTCTGCAGCTTGGGCAACCTGGGGACCTGTTTCGAAATAAATTATAATACGAGCGAGGTGTCGTATGCACCGCCCGACAGCCTGTTCCCAAAGACTCCGGATGACTGTTGCGAATAG